The Pedobacter mucosus genome window below encodes:
- a CDS encoding type I restriction endonuclease subunit R: MAKQSEQILEEQLIANLQKLGYDYVILTNEEALVRNLQAQLEKHNNIAFSVTEFDKVLNILNKGSVFEKAKILRQKQHLIRDNGDNLYFEFLNIENWCQNEYQVTNQVTQEGKYVNRYDVTLLINGLPSVQIELKRRGLEMKEAFNQLNRYQRHSFNANYALYQYVQVFVISNGVNTKYFANNRYQDFKQTFYWTDTQNKRITNMLEGFTDAFLEPCHISKMICKYIVLNEANKIPMILRPYQYYAVETLIARVINTTKNGYIWHTTGSGKTLTSFKASQILMKLPQVHKVVFVVDRKDLDYQTTKEFNSFQEGSIDGADNTSNLVKQFTDNYVDKKGALKNSKLIVTTIQKLNTAISKLKYEGKMGELKDKRIVFIFDECHRSQFGETHQRIKSFFNNSQLFGFTGTPIFADNASKNDLGKRTTKDLFDDCLHKYVITDAIRDENVLKFSVEYVGRYKHKDGRETAIDIEVEDIDTSELMEDPNRLTKIADYIIAHHDRKTQNKRFTAMFCVDSVKTLIKYYEIFKRRKDEGVHQLKIATIFSYANNEDDAEANGFIPEELSVVEEPKALYDLQAHTREKLDGFIADYNGMFGCAYSTKDSESFYNYYNDISKQVKEGKIDLLLVVNMFLTGFDSKTLNTLYVDKNLKYHGLIQAFSRTNRILNEQKSQGNIVSFRNLKNRTDEAITLFSNKDAIEVIIMQPYEDYTKEFGSAYEKLITVARFPDDVSDLLTEDDELEFVRAFRNLMRIKNILSSFADFTWEDLQMGEQEFEDFKSKYLDLYDKVKLEHAKEKVSILEDVDFELELIHRDKINVAYIIQLLIKLKAANKGDTEKTKKEIANLLSTDTTLRSKRELIERFIEENLPQIKDTDEITPEFDKYWDKEQRLAFEKIIDEEKLSKERTEKLIEDYLFAEREPLTNELLELIEGEKPSVLQRKKKGNSILLRIKDFVDTFINGMVG; the protein is encoded by the coding sequence ATGGCTAAGCAAAGCGAACAAATTTTAGAAGAACAATTAATTGCCAATTTGCAGAAACTGGGTTATGACTATGTGATATTAACCAATGAAGAAGCATTAGTACGAAATCTTCAAGCTCAGTTAGAAAAACATAATAACATAGCTTTTTCAGTTACAGAATTTGATAAAGTATTAAATATACTAAATAAAGGTTCTGTTTTTGAAAAAGCTAAAATATTACGGCAGAAACAACATTTGATTCGGGATAATGGAGATAATTTATACTTTGAATTTTTAAATATAGAAAATTGGTGCCAAAATGAGTATCAGGTAACCAATCAAGTCACGCAAGAAGGTAAATATGTAAATCGTTATGATGTAACCTTACTTATTAATGGTTTGCCATCGGTGCAAATAGAATTAAAACGTAGAGGTTTGGAGATGAAAGAAGCTTTTAATCAGCTTAATCGTTATCAAAGACATTCTTTTAATGCCAACTATGCTTTATACCAGTATGTTCAGGTATTTGTAATTAGCAATGGCGTAAACACAAAGTATTTTGCCAATAATCGTTATCAAGATTTTAAACAGACCTTCTACTGGACGGATACACAAAATAAGCGTATCACCAATATGCTTGAAGGTTTTACAGATGCCTTTTTAGAGCCTTGCCATATCAGTAAAATGATATGCAAGTACATTGTACTTAATGAAGCCAATAAAATACCCATGATATTGCGCCCTTACCAATATTATGCAGTTGAGACATTAATAGCAAGGGTTATAAATACAACCAAAAATGGTTATATATGGCATACCACTGGTTCTGGTAAAACTTTAACCTCGTTTAAAGCCAGTCAGATATTAATGAAACTACCACAAGTACATAAGGTTGTATTTGTAGTGGATCGGAAAGATCTAGATTATCAAACAACTAAAGAGTTTAATAGCTTCCAAGAGGGAAGTATAGATGGTGCGGATAATACAAGTAATTTGGTAAAGCAATTTACTGATAATTATGTAGATAAAAAAGGAGCGCTAAAAAACTCGAAGCTAATTGTTACTACCATCCAAAAGTTGAATACTGCCATTAGTAAACTAAAATACGAAGGTAAAATGGGTGAATTAAAAGATAAACGCATCGTGTTTATTTTTGATGAATGCCACCGCAGTCAGTTTGGCGAAACACACCAACGTATAAAATCTTTCTTTAATAATAGCCAATTGTTCGGATTTACCGGCACACCGATTTTTGCAGATAACGCCAGTAAAAATGATTTAGGTAAGCGCACTACAAAAGACTTATTTGACGATTGCTTGCATAAATATGTGATTACGGATGCTATTCGGGATGAAAATGTATTAAAGTTCTCTGTAGAGTATGTTGGGCGTTATAAGCATAAAGATGGTAGGGAAACTGCTATAGATATTGAGGTTGAAGATATTGATACTTCGGAATTGATGGAAGACCCAAATCGGTTAACAAAAATTGCCGATTATATTATTGCTCATCACGATCGTAAAACCCAAAATAAACGTTTTACGGCAATGTTCTGTGTAGACAGTGTTAAAACTTTAATTAAATATTATGAAATTTTCAAACGCAGGAAAGATGAAGGCGTACATCAGTTGAAAATTGCCACTATTTTCAGTTATGCCAATAATGAGGATGATGCAGAAGCAAATGGTTTCATTCCTGAAGAACTTTCCGTAGTGGAAGAACCTAAAGCTTTGTATGATTTACAAGCACATACTAGAGAAAAACTTGATGGATTTATAGCGGATTACAACGGAATGTTTGGCTGTGCGTATAGTACTAAAGACAGTGAAAGTTTTTATAATTATTACAATGATATTTCTAAACAAGTAAAAGAGGGTAAAATAGACTTATTACTGGTTGTAAATATGTTTTTGACAGGTTTTGACAGTAAAACCTTAAACACCTTGTATGTTGATAAAAACCTAAAATATCATGGTTTAATTCAAGCTTTCTCACGTACCAATAGAATATTAAACGAGCAAAAATCGCAAGGAAATATTGTTTCTTTTAGGAATTTAAAAAATAGAACAGATGAAGCCATAACGCTATTTAGTAATAAGGATGCCATTGAGGTTATTATCATGCAACCTTATGAAGATTATACCAAGGAATTTGGAAGCGCTTATGAAAAGCTGATAACCGTTGCAAGATTTCCAGATGATGTGAGTGATTTGCTAACGGAAGATGATGAGCTAGAATTTGTAAGGGCTTTTAGAAATTTAATGCGCATTAAAAACATACTGTCTTCTTTTGCAGATTTCACCTGGGAAGATTTGCAAATGGGCGAACAAGAGTTTGAAGATTTTAAAAGTAAATATCTCGATTTATATGATAAAGTAAAGCTTGAACATGCAAAAGAGAAGGTCTCTATTTTGGAAGATGTAGATTTTGAATTGGAACTCATCCACCGTGATAAAATTAATGTTGCTTACATTATTCAATTATTGATTAAACTTAAAGCTGCTAATAAAGGCGATACCGAAAAGACAAAGAAGGAAATTGCAAATTTGCTTTCTACTGATACAACCTTGCGTAGCAAACGTGAATTGATAGAACGCTTTATAGAAGAAAATTTGCCGCAAATTAAAGATACTGATGAAATTACACCTGAGTTTGATAAATACTGGGATAAAGAACAAAGATTGGCTTTCGAAAAAATAATTGATGAAGAAAAACTTTCTAAAGAAAGAACTGAAAAATTAATTGAAGATTATCTTTTTGCAGAGCGAGAACCACTAACAAATGAATTGCTGGAATTAATAGAGGGAGAAAAACCAAGCGTATTGCAGCGTAAGAAAAAGGGTAATAGTATTTTGCTGCGCATAAAAGACTTTGTTGATACTTTCATAAATGGTATGGTTGGATAA
- a CDS encoding tyrosine-type recombinase/integrase: MENQKTISEMIDLWKAYKKHYVKRSSFSAYALLIENHLRPAFGHLLDVEEDAIQAFVLQKLSIGLSQKTIKDVLIVLKMALKFAAKNKWLASKTFDIQYPTEREKHFVEVLSRTNQKKVMTYVQEHFTFRNLGIFICLSGGMRIGEICALSWEDIDIDQGVIHIRKTLQRIYTIEDNERKTELILDTPKTKNSIREIPMNRDLIRLLKPIKKIMNPKFFVLTNDAKPTEPRTYRTYYKSLMHHLGMPELKFHSLRHSFATRCIESKCDYKTVSVLLGHANISTTLNLYVHPNLEQKKKAIDQMFKSLR; this comes from the coding sequence ATGGAAAACCAAAAAACAATTTCAGAGATGATCGACTTGTGGAAAGCCTACAAAAAACACTACGTAAAACGCTCCAGCTTTTCTGCCTATGCATTATTGATCGAAAACCACTTAAGGCCAGCGTTTGGTCACTTATTAGATGTTGAAGAAGATGCAATACAAGCATTTGTATTGCAGAAACTTTCCATTGGTCTAAGCCAAAAAACAATTAAAGATGTATTGATTGTACTTAAAATGGCATTGAAGTTTGCCGCTAAAAACAAATGGTTGGCTAGTAAAACTTTCGATATTCAATACCCAACGGAAAGAGAAAAACATTTTGTTGAAGTACTCAGTAGAACCAACCAAAAAAAGGTTATGACTTATGTACAAGAACATTTTACCTTCAGGAACCTGGGTATTTTTATTTGCTTAAGCGGAGGCATGCGCATTGGCGAAATATGTGCATTAAGTTGGGAAGACATAGATATTGATCAGGGTGTTATTCATATTCGTAAAACCCTACAACGGATTTATACTATAGAAGATAATGAGCGTAAAACTGAATTGATTTTGGATACCCCTAAAACAAAAAATTCAATTCGTGAAATACCTATGAACCGGGATTTAATAAGACTATTAAAACCGATTAAAAAAATAATGAATCCCAAATTCTTTGTGTTAACCAATGATGCTAAACCAACGGAGCCAAGAACTTACAGAACCTATTATAAAAGTTTGATGCATCATTTAGGGATGCCTGAATTAAAGTTTCACAGTTTGCGCCATAGCTTTGCTACCAGGTGTATAGAAAGTAAGTGTGATTATAAAACAGTTAGTGTGTTGCTAGGCCATGCTAACATTAGCACCACTTTAAATTTGTATGTGCATCCAAACTTAGAGCAGAAGAAAAAAGCAATAGATCAGATGTTTAAATCGTTAAGATAA
- a CDS encoding restriction endonuclease subunit S, giving the protein MRFKEFEGEWEDITLGKCANSLDYGMNSSAIKFDGKNRYIRITDIDENTSKYKSENPVSPEGELTDKYLVRENDILFTRTGASTGKTYCYDIRDGKLYFAGFLIRAKIKEIYNVHFIFAQTQTTKYDKWVKLMSMRSGQPGINSQEYSSYPLSIPSKFEQDKVSTVLGKINERILAQNKIIEHLESLSRELVTKILAQEIKFQNNKSVDFPIWESMLGNEIFANISNKKHNSDLPILAITQEYGGDFAEIDHPVSV; this is encoded by the coding sequence TTGAGATTTAAAGAGTTTGAAGGGGAGTGGGAAGATATAACATTGGGCAAATGTGCCAACTCTTTAGATTACGGAATGAATTCATCTGCCATAAAATTCGATGGGAAAAATAGATATATAAGAATAACTGATATTGATGAGAATACGTCAAAATATAAGTCAGAAAATCCTGTTTCCCCAGAAGGAGAGCTTACAGACAAATATTTAGTAAGAGAAAATGATATTTTATTTACTCGAACTGGTGCAAGTACAGGAAAAACTTACTGTTATGATATTCGAGATGGAAAACTCTATTTTGCAGGATTTCTTATCAGAGCTAAAATAAAAGAAATTTATAATGTTCATTTTATATTTGCTCAAACTCAAACAACTAAATATGACAAATGGGTTAAGTTAATGTCAATGAGGTCAGGACAACCTGGTATCAATTCGCAAGAATATTCTAGTTATCCCTTAAGTATTCCATCAAAATTCGAGCAGGATAAAGTATCCACAGTATTAGGCAAGATAAATGAACGCATTTTAGCCCAAAACAAAATAATTGAGCATCTTGAATCCCTAAGTAGAGAGCTAGTCACAAAAATATTAGCACAAGAAATTAAATTCCAAAATAATAAAAGTGTGGATTTTCCGATATGGGAAAGCATGTTAGGTAATGAAATATTCGCTAATATTTCTAATAAAAAACATAATTCGGATTTGCCAATTTTGGCTATTACTCAAGAGTATGGTGGAGATTTCGCTGAAATTGACCACCCCGTTTCGGTTTAA
- the istA gene encoding IS21 family transposase, with amino-acid sequence MSKIRQILRMYSQGRSKLSIATQVGVSRNTAKRYFSAFDSGGCTFEQINALNDKELEDFFGKSRERAPDSRLLTLQRCFPGIDKELKRTGVTRVMLWEAYLKEFPNGFHYTQFCFYYNQWKSRVNPVMHLDHKAGDKLFVDFAGQKLSIVDQETGEVIDVEVFVAILGASQLTYVEAVLTQQKEDFISACENTFHYIGGVSAAIVPDNLKAAVTKSNKYEPTLNETFADFADHYGTTILPARAYRPRDKALVEGAVKIAYSRIYAPLRKHVFHSLTELNAAILVALEVHNSQPLKGRNYSRRLQFEEIEREALNPLPVLKYEFKKQHHATVMKNGHVNLGPDKHYYSVPFRFIGKKVKILYSRSNVEIFYHYERIAMHKRIKSPYSYTTDKDHMATTHKFVTDWTPDRFLEWASSIDEDVRLYILKILDRKQHPEQAYKSCVGILSFAKKAGNQRLINACRRALGFGIYSYKTIQTILERNLDQYEESLFADELPMPSHDNIRGAITTNNLKTI; translated from the coding sequence ATGAGCAAGATAAGACAGATTCTCAGAATGTACAGCCAGGGGCGAAGCAAGCTTTCCATAGCGACCCAGGTCGGTGTTTCCCGCAATACAGCAAAAAGATACTTCAGTGCGTTTGATTCCGGTGGGTGTACATTTGAACAGATAAATGCACTTAATGACAAGGAGCTTGAGGATTTTTTTGGAAAGAGCCGGGAACGGGCACCCGATAGCCGTCTTTTAACTTTACAACGTTGTTTTCCTGGTATTGACAAAGAACTTAAACGCACTGGGGTAACCCGTGTGATGCTCTGGGAAGCTTATCTAAAGGAATTTCCCAATGGCTTTCATTACACGCAGTTCTGCTTCTATTATAACCAGTGGAAGTCCCGTGTGAACCCGGTGATGCACCTTGACCACAAGGCGGGCGATAAACTCTTTGTTGATTTTGCCGGACAGAAACTCTCCATTGTTGACCAGGAAACCGGTGAGGTGATTGATGTCGAGGTATTCGTTGCCATCCTTGGTGCCAGCCAGCTTACCTATGTGGAGGCCGTACTCACACAACAGAAAGAAGACTTTATATCTGCGTGCGAGAATACATTCCATTATATTGGTGGGGTCTCAGCGGCCATTGTTCCCGATAACCTCAAGGCAGCGGTAACCAAGAGCAACAAATACGAGCCTACCCTGAACGAGACCTTTGCGGATTTTGCCGACCATTACGGAACAACTATTCTGCCGGCACGGGCATACCGCCCAAGGGACAAGGCGCTTGTAGAAGGGGCTGTCAAGATCGCCTATAGCCGGATCTATGCGCCGTTGAGAAAACATGTCTTCCACTCCCTTACAGAATTGAACGCCGCGATACTTGTGGCGCTTGAGGTGCACAATAGCCAGCCACTTAAGGGAAGAAACTATAGCAGGCGCCTCCAGTTCGAGGAAATTGAGCGGGAGGCACTCAATCCCTTGCCAGTACTGAAATACGAGTTCAAGAAACAGCACCATGCAACGGTGATGAAGAACGGACACGTCAATCTTGGTCCCGACAAGCATTATTATAGCGTCCCTTTTCGTTTTATAGGTAAAAAGGTCAAGATACTCTACTCCCGGTCAAATGTGGAGATCTTCTATCACTATGAGCGCATAGCGATGCATAAGCGGATTAAAAGCCCCTATAGTTACACCACCGATAAGGACCATATGGCCACTACCCATAAGTTCGTGACGGACTGGACACCGGACCGTTTTCTGGAGTGGGCATCCAGCATAGATGAGGACGTCAGGCTTTATATCCTCAAGATACTCGACAGAAAACAACATCCTGAGCAGGCTTATAAATCATGCGTGGGCATATTAAGCTTTGCGAAGAAGGCTGGGAACCAGCGGCTGATCAATGCCTGCAGACGGGCCCTTGGCTTTGGGATATACAGTTATAAAACCATACAGACCATACTTGAGCGCAACCTTGACCAGTATGAGGAAAGCCTGTTCGCCGATGAACTGCCAATGCCATCCCATGACAACATCCGTGGGGCGATTACTACAAATAACCTTAAAACCATATAA
- the istB gene encoding IS21-like element helper ATPase IstB yields MNTNTLDKMRRLKFYGMFHAFKSSIETGQTTEYTADELLAHLIEAEWDDRQNRKIERQILYARFRYKASIEDLHYHVERSIDRNQIMRLADCTFIDRFENLLITGSTGIGKSYLASAIGYQACMLGYRVLYGSTPKLFAKLKMAKADGSYIKEVSRIEKQQLLILDDFGIQPFDSQSRAALMEIIEDRHGKTSLIITSQLPVSKWHEVIGEKTIADAILDRIVHDAHRIELKGESMRKKRTVAPENTYL; encoded by the coding sequence ATGAATACGAATACACTTGACAAAATGCGAAGGCTGAAGTTCTACGGAATGTTCCATGCCTTCAAGAGCAGTATTGAAACCGGGCAGACCACAGAGTATACCGCTGATGAGCTGTTGGCCCATCTAATAGAGGCTGAATGGGATGACAGGCAAAACCGAAAGATTGAACGCCAGATCCTTTATGCCAGGTTCCGTTACAAGGCATCTATCGAGGATCTGCATTATCATGTAGAAAGAAGTATTGACAGGAACCAGATTATGAGATTGGCGGACTGTACCTTCATCGACAGGTTTGAAAACCTACTCATAACAGGAAGTACTGGGATAGGAAAAAGTTATCTTGCCTCAGCAATCGGTTATCAGGCATGTATGCTCGGTTACAGGGTTCTGTATGGAAGTACACCAAAGCTGTTCGCAAAGTTAAAGATGGCAAAGGCTGACGGATCTTATATCAAAGAGGTCTCACGTATTGAAAAACAACAGCTTCTGATACTGGACGATTTCGGGATACAGCCATTTGACTCACAAAGTAGGGCTGCCCTTATGGAGATCATTGAGGATAGGCATGGTAAGACATCTCTTATTATAACATCACAGCTGCCGGTAAGTAAATGGCATGAGGTAATTGGAGAAAAAACGATTGCAGATGCAATCTTGGACAGGATTGTTCACGATGCCCACAGGATAGAACTCAAGGGCGAATCGATGCGCAAGAAAAGAACCGTTGCTCCCGAAAATACCTATCTGTAA
- a CDS encoding restriction endonuclease subunit S, with protein sequence MVSFSEIYKYGAIPRHLIEYQISVTDKSVASYKVVEVGDFIISLRSFQGGIEYSNFKGICSPAYIILRARVDVDNRFYKYYLKTENYIKSLNEKLEGIRDGKMISYRYFSDINLPYPSLDEQTKISNFLSTFRQKIESEKQLLLKYENQKKYLLQNLFI encoded by the coding sequence ATGGTCAGTTTCTCCGAAATATACAAGTATGGCGCTATTCCTAGGCATTTAATTGAATATCAAATTTCAGTTACCGATAAAAGTGTTGCAAGCTATAAGGTTGTGGAGGTAGGGGATTTCATTATAAGTCTTAGAAGTTTTCAAGGTGGCATTGAATATTCTAACTTCAAAGGTATTTGCAGCCCTGCATATATTATTTTAAGAGCAAGAGTTGATGTTGACAATCGATTTTATAAATACTATTTAAAAACAGAAAACTATATCAAATCATTAAATGAAAAACTGGAGGGGATAAGGGACGGCAAAATGATAAGTTATAGATATTTTTCCGATATCAACTTACCTTACCCATCCTTAGATGAACAAACTAAAATCTCGAACTTTCTTTCAACTTTTCGTCAGAAAATAGAATCAGAAAAGCAATTACTCCTAAAGTATGAGAATCAAAAAAAATATCTTTTGCAAAATTTATTTATATAA
- a CDS encoding restriction endonuclease subunit S — MKKERKNEANVPNLRFKEFDGEWKYTFLSDLGDFIGGGTPSSSNSNFWKGSIPWVSSSDLEENNIQSIKISRFITEEAINKSSTKFCEGPLVLIVSRVGVGKVAYSNESICTSQDFTNIVNFKCNGLFLSYFLSVEMKNSASSIQGTSIKGISSSEIKSKKLFIPNDEEQQKIAFFLSLIDKRITTQSKIIEELKSLKMAVNENIFKQNLSFKVEDEGHYKEWKVLKLREISKIYDGTHQTPNYVNNGIPFYSVEHLTADKFTNTKYISNQVFEKENIRVKLERGDILMTKIGNIGLAKYIDWNVKASFYVSLALIKKSDNINNEYLCYFMNSSFFQSELWKRTIHVAFPQKINLGEIGECNVMVPSQPEQLKIATLLKSLNDKLKLEIILLKRFKNQKQYLLSNLFI; from the coding sequence ATGAAAAAAGAGAGAAAAAATGAAGCTAACGTTCCTAATTTGAGATTCAAAGAGTTTGATGGAGAATGGAAGTACACATTTTTAAGTGATTTGGGAGATTTTATAGGGGGAGGTACTCCCTCATCATCTAATTCAAACTTTTGGAAAGGAAGCATTCCCTGGGTTTCATCTTCAGATTTAGAAGAAAACAATATACAGTCTATTAAAATTTCCAGGTTTATAACAGAAGAAGCAATTAACAAATCTTCTACAAAGTTTTGTGAAGGTCCATTAGTATTGATTGTTTCAAGGGTTGGAGTCGGTAAAGTTGCTTATTCTAATGAAAGTATTTGCACAAGCCAAGATTTCACTAACATCGTAAACTTTAAGTGTAATGGTTTATTTCTTTCATATTTTCTTTCAGTGGAGATGAAAAACTCTGCATCCAGTATACAGGGAACATCTATTAAGGGCATCTCATCTTCAGAAATAAAATCTAAAAAACTATTTATTCCAAATGATGAAGAACAACAAAAAATAGCATTTTTTTTATCGCTGATCGACAAAAGAATAACAACCCAAAGCAAAATAATTGAGGAATTAAAATCACTGAAAATGGCAGTAAATGAGAATATTTTTAAACAAAATCTATCATTTAAAGTCGAAGATGAAGGTCATTACAAGGAATGGAAAGTTCTAAAACTTCGCGAAATAAGTAAAATTTATGATGGTACCCATCAGACACCGAATTACGTTAACAATGGTATCCCATTTTATAGCGTAGAGCACTTAACCGCCGATAAATTTACTAATACAAAATATATTTCAAATCAGGTATTTGAAAAGGAAAATATAAGGGTAAAGCTGGAAAGAGGTGATATCTTAATGACTAAAATTGGAAATATTGGTTTAGCAAAATATATTGATTGGAATGTAAAAGCTTCCTTTTACGTAAGTTTAGCATTAATTAAGAAGTCTGATAACATTAACAATGAATACCTCTGTTATTTCATGAATTCTAGTTTCTTCCAATCTGAATTATGGAAGAGAACAATACATGTTGCATTTCCACAGAAGATTAATCTTGGCGAAATTGGTGAGTGCAATGTAATGGTTCCTTCGCAACCTGAACAGTTAAAGATTGCGACATTGCTAAAATCACTCAATGATAAATTGAAGCTGGAAATAATACTTCTAAAACGGTTTAAAAATCAAAAGCAATATTTATTATCAAACCTTTTTATATAA
- a CDS encoding type I restriction-modification system subunit M, translated as MSEDQKKQLEQQLWNIANTLRGKMDADEFRDYILGFIFYKYLSEKMELFANEMLEQDHLLFANINAKIANANDYLEAIKEEALQKLGYFLKPEELFSAVARRGNSTSEAVNATNFILGDLQKILTNIQLSTMGTESEEDFDNLFEDMDLNSTKLGKTPETRNEIIAKVLAHLDKIDFKLKNTEIDVLGDAYEYLIGQFASGAGKKAGEFYTPQEVSKILAKLVTTGKHKLKSVYDPTCGSGSLLLRVAKEVKDVGDFYGQEMNRTTYNLARMNMILHGIHYRKFDIKQEDTLEHPQHMGQTFEAIVANPPFSAQWSANQLFTSDDRFSQYGKLAPGSKADFAFVQHMIYHLAENGIMAIVLPHGVLFRGGAEMHIRKYLIEQKNYLDAVIGLPANIFYGTSIPTCILVFKKCKENPEDVLFIDASKGFEKVKNQNVIREEHIDKIIDTYRNRTVIEKYSHRALLQQIAENDYNLNIPRYVDNFEEVEEIDIHAVMKEIKELEAKRAELDKEIDVYFKELGLVF; from the coding sequence ATGTCTGAAGATCAAAAAAAACAATTAGAACAACAACTCTGGAATATAGCAAATACCTTACGCGGTAAGATGGATGCTGATGAATTTAGAGATTACATATTGGGTTTTATATTCTATAAATATCTCAGCGAAAAAATGGAACTGTTTGCCAACGAGATGTTGGAACAAGATCATCTTTTGTTTGCAAATATCAATGCTAAAATCGCAAATGCAAACGATTATCTAGAGGCAATAAAAGAAGAAGCTTTACAAAAATTAGGCTATTTCCTTAAGCCTGAGGAGTTATTTTCGGCAGTTGCTAGAAGAGGGAATAGTACCAGTGAAGCGGTAAACGCTACAAATTTCATATTGGGCGACTTGCAAAAGATTTTGACTAATATACAGTTGAGTACTATGGGTACAGAAAGTGAGGAAGATTTTGATAATCTTTTTGAAGATATGGACTTAAACAGTACAAAGCTAGGTAAAACACCAGAAACTAGAAATGAAATAATAGCCAAAGTTTTAGCCCATTTAGATAAAATTGACTTTAAATTAAAGAATACAGAAATTGATGTTTTAGGCGATGCTTACGAATACCTTATTGGTCAGTTTGCTAGTGGTGCTGGTAAAAAAGCTGGTGAGTTTTACACGCCTCAAGAAGTTTCAAAAATATTAGCTAAGTTAGTTACTACAGGGAAGCATAAACTTAAATCTGTTTATGATCCTACCTGTGGTTCGGGATCTCTATTGTTGCGTGTAGCCAAGGAAGTTAAAGATGTAGGCGATTTTTACGGACAGGAAATGAACCGTACCACTTACAATTTGGCTCGAATGAATATGATTTTGCATGGTATTCATTACCGTAAATTCGATATCAAACAAGAAGATACCTTAGAGCATCCTCAGCACATGGGGCAAACTTTTGAAGCCATTGTTGCTAACCCTCCTTTCTCTGCGCAATGGAGTGCAAACCAATTATTTACCAGTGATGATCGTTTTAGTCAATACGGTAAGTTGGCGCCTGGTAGTAAAGCCGATTTTGCTTTTGTACAACACATGATTTATCATTTGGCAGAAAATGGTATCATGGCTATTGTTTTGCCACATGGTGTTTTGTTTAGAGGAGGTGCAGAGATGCATATTAGGAAGTATTTAATAGAGCAAAAAAACTATTTAGATGCTGTTATTGGTTTGCCTGCAAACATTTTCTATGGCACAAGCATCCCTACCTGCATATTAGTATTTAAAAAGTGTAAGGAAAACCCAGAAGATGTTTTATTTATAGATGCCAGTAAAGGATTTGAAAAAGTAAAAAATCAAAATGTTATACGTGAAGAACATATTGATAAGATAATAGATACCTATCGAAACAGAACTGTTATAGAAAAATATAGTCATAGGGCTTTGCTACAGCAAATTGCTGAAAACGATTACAATTTAAACATTCCTCGTTACGTTGATAATTTTGAGGAAGTGGAAGAAATTGATATCCATGCAGTAATGAAAGAAATTAAAGAATTGGAAGCTAAACGAGCAGAGTTGGATAAGGAAATTGATGTTTATTTTAAGGAACTGGGACTAGTTTTTTAA
- a CDS encoding JAB domain-containing protein: MENVHYQVAEIEISYKPKFRAVDRPQIGSSSEAYDIILNSWNDNQIELLEEFKIVLLNRKNRVLGIVKISAGGIAGTVVDAKIVFAIALKACASGIILTHNHPSGECNPSEADIKLTKNLFECGKILGISVLDHLVICPDHYYSFKDEGLL; the protein is encoded by the coding sequence ATGGAAAACGTACATTATCAGGTTGCAGAAATTGAAATTAGCTACAAGCCAAAGTTCAGGGCAGTTGACAGGCCACAGATTGGAAGCTCATCCGAAGCCTATGACATCATTCTTAATAGCTGGAACGATAATCAAATAGAGCTTCTTGAAGAATTCAAGATCGTGCTGCTAAACCGTAAGAATAGAGTGCTGGGAATTGTTAAGATATCAGCAGGTGGTATAGCGGGAACAGTTGTAGATGCCAAGATTGTCTTTGCCATTGCCCTGAAAGCTTGTGCAAGTGGAATCATTCTTACCCACAACCATCCTTCTGGAGAATGTAATCCAAGTGAAGCAGATATAAAGCTGACCAAAAACCTTTTCGAATGTGGTAAGATACTCGGGATTAGCGTGCTGGATCACCTGGTCATTTGTCCAGATCATTATTATAGTTTCAAAGATGAAGGCCTCTTATAA